The Tolypothrix sp. PCC 7712 genome segment TTTTGCCACTAAAAATATCCCGATTACTGCATTAGGAGTCGGAGAGGATTTCCGAGAAGATTTATTGACCCACCTAAGCGATTCCACAGCTGGAAGCTCATTATATGTAGTTCCCGGAACTGCTATTGGCACACAAGTTTCCATCCTAGATTTACCAAACAAAATTATTGAAGAATATAGTCAGGCACAGCAAGAAGTAATTACAAACCTAGCTTTAACAGTCAAAACCGTCAAAGGCATAGAACTTACCCGCATTGTCCGTGCCTATCCTACACAAGCCGAATTCCCTCTGACTCAAGAACCTTATCCTATTGGCAATGCAGCAGCAAGTGATGAAACAATCTTTATCCTCGAATTCAGCATGAACAGTCGTCCTGCATCCCGCGTCCGAATTGCTCAGATGGGTTTAACCTACGATATTCCAGGACAGAACCGACGCGGTGAACTTCCGCCCCAAAACTTAGTAGTGCAATTTGTCGCTGGACAGGGAAGTGTAGTGCAAGTTGATCAAGAAGTCATGGATTATGTACAGCAATGCAATATTTCTAACTTAGTAAACCAAGCGACAAAAATTGCTGATCGCGACCCGCAAAAAGCTGAAGAACTATTAGAAACTGCACGGCGCATGACGGTAAGAATTGGCAACAAAGAAATGGAAGCATCTCTTAATGGCGCTCAACAAGAGTTGCGGAAAACTCGCCAAATTTCTGCCGGAACCCGTAAAACCGTCAAAATGGGCGCTAAAGGTAAAACCGTCAAAATGGGTAACGATATTAATGATCAGCTTTCAGAGGAAGAAATGCGTAAACTCACAGGAACTTGAAATAATTGTGAATTTTAGGTTGCTAACTAAAAAATCACCAATTTTATTTACAACATAAGGAAGTATATCCATGATTAGTTGTGCAGCTTGTGGCTATGATAAAAACCCAGATGATGCTGAATATTGTGATGCTTGCGGTTCTGCACTCCAAGCATCAGCAGCACCATCCACGCTTACTTCTCCTATTGCACCCACTCTGATCCAAACACCAATAATAGAAACAACAATACCAACACCACCAATACCACAACCAACAGATCCGACTTCTACTCCTTCTTTTCCTACGTTCCCGACTACTCCTACAATAGCCAAACTTATTTCCAAACAAGCAGGTTCTCCAGTAGCAGAATTTTCCTTAGACAGTAATGCTGTGGTTGGTATATTTGACCCTGATATGGGGCCAGTTGATATTGACTTAGAAGAATTTCCTGGTGGTGAAACAGTTTCACGCAACCATGCAGAAATTTACACAGAAGGTGGACTTTGG includes the following:
- a CDS encoding vWA domain-containing protein → MSNVLNVYITPHREFLPAETEGQKLFLMLKLRPTKEVAVSRPPTTFAFVIDTSGSMYEVVAGATRPTGVTYTQDGKEYNQVTGGKSKIDIVMESLLALVRSGRLGASDRVAIVQFDDTASQIIGLTPATQVSQLENAITQLRSFSGGTRMGLGLRRALDLLAGQDMAVRRTLLFTDGHTFDEDICREIASDFATKNIPITALGVGEDFREDLLTHLSDSTAGSSLYVVPGTAIGTQVSILDLPNKIIEEYSQAQQEVITNLALTVKTVKGIELTRIVRAYPTQAEFPLTQEPYPIGNAAASDETIFILEFSMNSRPASRVRIAQMGLTYDIPGQNRRGELPPQNLVVQFVAGQGSVVQVDQEVMDYVQQCNISNLVNQATKIADRDPQKAEELLETARRMTVRIGNKEMEASLNGAQQELRKTRQISAGTRKTVKMGAKGKTVKMGNDINDQLSEEEMRKLTGT
- a CDS encoding FHA domain-containing protein, with the translated sequence MISCAACGYDKNPDDAEYCDACGSALQASAAPSTLTSPIAPTLIQTPIIETTIPTPPIPQPTDPTSTPSFPTFPTTPTIAKLISKQAGSPVAEFSLDSNAVVGIFDPDMGPVDIDLEEFPGGETVSRNHAEIYTEGGLWKIKDLGSTNGVFIKRSGQTRFGARITMPETINFGDEIAFGKVRFLFKEN